In bacterium, the DNA window GATGGATGTTTCAGTCGGTTCTCCCAAAGCAAGAAGACAATTCTGCATCCAGCAGTATATAGTTCCATCCGAGCTAATGCAGGGACCGGCCAGAGCACTCCCCACCTGGGAGTGCAACATCTCAAGCGTCCCCGTGGCACCAATTCTTCCCAGATAGGACGTGAACAGCGGAGGATCGCCATAATAGCTGGCGACATAGATGTTCGCATTCTGGTCGGCAATCGGACTGACCAGAATGGTCGAGCCCGGTATCTGCGTTACCCATCGTTCACTGCCATCCTGATTGAGGCAAATCAGATTGTTTGTCGGACCGTCAGGTGATGTGGAAAGGAAGGCAATAGACCCGTCCGGCAGGACCACCGGGCTTGTATAGCAATAGCGCACAGCAGGATACGAATAGATCAGGGAACCGTCGTTTCTGAACGCGAAGAGCCCTGTCCGGCTCGCCAGGAAATACACGTTTCCGGACTCGTCGATTGTGGGAGCACATGATGCTTGTTCGCCCCCCCCGGCATCGTACGACCACTTCAAGACGCCTGGTGGGTCTATGGCGCAGAATATCGCGGCCTGGCAGCCCACATAGATTGTACCGTCTGTGCCAACCGCAGGGACTCCTGTAATCGCCGCCGGCGGCTGATACGACCAAAGAACTTGCCCTTCCTGTGAGATGGCATATAGGCGTGCGGTTGCAGCGTCTTGCGGATTTCCAAGCCCGAGATAGATAGTGCCATCGTTCCCAAGCGTCAGCAGCGACTTGTGGTTTGTATCCCCCTCCAGCTCCAGACTCCATCTCATGCTCGCTTCCCTGTTGAGCCCATAGACAACGGGCGCTCCCTCTCTAGGGCCATCCTGGTGCGACCCGACACACACCAGTCCGCCATCGGCTAGAACGGCGGCCGCTCCCCGCGTGTTAATGCCCACCCCACCGGACCGCTCAAGTTCAAAGCGAAAGCGCACCCCGCCGAACCTGCCTATATTGGTCACTGCGAGATCAGAAACAGTCCACACGGAGCCGTCCTCGCCGAGCAACAGATGGGATTCAGTAAGGTTTTGTAGCCTCATCTTCCAGAGGATACGTGGGTTGCTTGACACCGAGACAGGGGAGAGGCCTGTATGTGCCGGGTCATGCTGGAACATCGGCCAGAACGACGCCGCCTCAGCCGAAGCCGCCATAACAAAGACCAATGCAAACACCAATAGAATAATTCTAGATCGCATCTCGGTTCTCCTTTTTACATATAAGAATAATAATTGTGTTTTTCTGTTCTCCCAATAGGATATTTGCTCTTTGCTTGATGCCATATTCGGATGGCGGGCGGGACCCATGGGAGGGCCTCGTGGTCTGTGGCCGGCTGTGCCCCCCCGCGCTTCCCGATGAAACACGTTGTCGGGCTTGCTGAACGAGCAACGGTGTTGAGACGCGCCTGACGTGTCAGCTTGTGGCCGAGCCTGAAATCCGAATGCAGCCGGGCGAGGGCTGAAAAGTCAGCCTCGTCGGCCTCATCATCCCCAAAACTGTTCCGAGAAATCTCTGCGATTCTCATCGCTCCCCTCAAAAGGTCTGCGCCTCTGCGTGGAAGCTCGCGCATCCCCAGGCGCATTCTATGGCCTTACTTATGAATATTGTTCATCCACCTCCGCCTTGTCAAGCTGAAAATGCGTTCTTGAACGGTGCGGGAGTGCGCACTAGCCGTCCATTAGGATTGCTCGCGCGTCTGTGATGGCCTGGGCACTTTCGGTCGCCGAATGCGCACGCGCCGAATGCGCACGCGCAGAATGCGCAACCGCTCTAGTGGGCAGCCGAGCGGAGAACTGGCGCTTCCAATTGACTGGTCGGCTGCCGGTGCGTTATATTGTCGGAGATCAATCCAGTGACTTCAGAGTTATCATCAACTTATGGAATATGGAATATATTGAAGAATGGTTAAGATTGCTAGAGACAATGCGTGGCACAATCGGCTCAAGATCGCTGTCGGCCAGATAGACGTCAAACTTGGAGATTTCCCCGGCAACGCTGAGAAGATAATCGCCATGACTCAAGAGGCGCAAGAGCTCCACTGTAACGTTGTAGTTTTCCCCGAGATGTCTGTCGCTGGCGGCCTGCCTTTCGACCTTGTCCTGAGGTCTGATTTCGTCCGCAGCCAGATATCAGCCCTTAAGGAGATTGCCGCCAACGTGGGCGAGATAGTAGCCGTTGTTGGCTTCGTGGACTGGCGAGTTGAGGGCCAAGACGTCAATCTCTACAACTCCGCGGCGATTATCTTTGATGGCCGAATCAGGAGGGTAATCGACAAGACCACGCTTGGGGCCCACGACGGTTTCGATGAGCGGCGGTATTTCAAGCCGGGAGAGCCATCAGAGCCTTTGAAAGTGAACGGTGTGCCTTTGGGTATTCTCATAGGCGATGAGGTCCTGCGGCGGGACGCCAGCAAAAGGCTAGTGGACAAGGGCGCCTCGTTAATTATTGCTCCTATAGCTGCATCGTTTCGCATCGGTCAGTTTGGGACACGCTCTCTTGAGATAGCCGAGTTGGCGTCCAAGGTGGATGTGGATGTCCTTGTCGCTAACCTGGTCGGTGGGCAGGACGAGCTAGTTTTCGATGGGGCGAGCTTCACGGCCAACTCGTTAGGAGAGGTGATCTGGCGTGCACCGCTCTGCAAAGATGGCTTGTTCGTGGTGGAGATTCCGCAACCAGCCGGGCAGAACCGCGTGCAAGATGAAGTGGAGGATGTTCAGCAGGCGTTGTGCCTCGCCATTCGCGACTTTGTTATCAAAAACGGTTTCTCGCAGGTCATTGTCGGGCTTTCGGGTGGGATAGATTCCGCGGTTGTCGCGGCACTGGCCGCTCAGTCGCTCGGGCCGGAGAATGTTTTGGGCCTGATCATGCCTGGCGAGGTCTCGGCCCCCGAAAGTGCCGAGGATGCGCAGAAACTGGCCTCGAATCTTGGAATTGAGACACAGGTTGTCCCGATACAGCCAATTTATGACGCATACATGGCCGGATTGAGGGAGCATTTTGCGGGAAACGAGCGGGACGTTGCCGAGGAAAACCTCCAGGCCAGGGTGAGGGGGACGATTCTTATGGCGTTCTCGAACAAGCTCGGACACCTCGTACTATGCACAGGCAACAGGTCAGAAAGGCTGGTCGGGTATGCGACGCTCTACGGTGACATGGCTGGGGGATTCGCGCCTCTTTCAGACGTTCCGAAGACGCTTGTTTATGACGTTGCTGATCAGATAAACTCCGAGGCGGGCCGCGAGGTGATACCCCAGCAAGTCATTGATAAGGAGCCTTCAGCGGAGCTGAGGCCGAATCAGACCGACGCCGAGTCGTTGGGGCCCTATGAGGCGCTTGACCCGATACTCGAAGGGTATGTTGATGAGGGGAGGAGCTTCGAGGAGCTGCTCAAGGCTGGCCACGATGAGGAGGCGGTTCGGAACGCCTTATCGAGATTTATGAGAAGTGAGTTCAAGCGCTATCAGGGACCACCTGGGCCTCGGATCGTATCTCAAGTGCCGGCGAGCGAGCGCAGGATGCCGCTAACGAAGGCGATTGAGGCTTGGTTTGCTCGAAGGCTCTGGGAGTCCTGAGAGAGCTCAAGAACGGGCCGATGGTCAAGATTGCGTGCCCGTAGTGGGCACGACGACTGCAATTAGGAGGATGGGGCAATGGAGAAAGTCTTTCTGAAGGACAAGGTGATCAAGCTCGTTGAGGGCGACATCACCGAGCAACATGCCGATGCTGTGGTCAATGCGGCCAACAGTGCCCTTTGGATGGGGGCTGGCGTGGCCGGCGCTATCAAGCGTCGAGGCGGAAGGGAGATAGAGGACGAGGCGGTCGCCAAGGGGCCAATCCCGATCGGCGAGGCGGTCGCAACTGGCGCGGGTCGGCTGCCGGCTCGATATGTGATCCATGCGGCGGGTATGGGGCCTAACCTTGCTACTGACGCGAACAAGATCAGGAGCAGCACCTTAAACTCGCTTGTGCGTGCCGACGAGCTTCGCCTTGAGAGCATCGCATTCCCCTCCATCGGCACCGGCGTTGGCGGTTTCCCGATGCGAGAATGCGCTGAGATAATGCTTGGCGAGGCAAAGAGATTCCTCACGGAGCGGAAGACATCTCTTAAGGAGGTTCGGTTCGTTCTGTGGAGCAAGGGGGCCTTCCAGGTGTTTGATGACGTTCTCAAAGGCATTGAATAAACGGGCGCCTGTGAGCTCCGCAATTCAGCCAGAAATTCCTCGCGTCGGGCTTTGAATGACCAAAACGCCAGAGCCGGCTCGGCATTGTTTCTAGCTGGTCGATAACCACCGTGTTTGCCAATAGCGGCATAAGATACTTCGTTCTGGCCGTCAGTGTCCTTGCGTTAGGATATGTGTTCTGGGCGATGACGCCCGGCCCGGTGGCCGTCCAGTTGGCTGTCGCTGCCCTCTTTGCGATTACTGCCGCCGTCGCGTTTTTTGACGTTCTTAAAGCACTTGTTTTTCTCGTTTTCATCATACCCCTTGCGGGGATTGTGCCTCGCGTCTGCGGTTCGCCCTCGATCTCCGTTCTCCTCTTCGCTTTCCTGGGGCTTTCGTGCGGCAGCATGTTGAGAGCTGTCGTCTCGAAACGTGAGCCGACTAGCAGACGTCTCCCTTTCACGATTATCCTGCTGGGATTCGCGGCGCTAATCGCCGCCTCGGGCACGATTACTGTCCTCAGGCTAATGGACTTCTTCCCATTTTCCGCAGGGACATTTCACGACTGGATCGTGAACTCAATCGGGACGCTCACAACTGAGGCGGTCAACAACACTGTAACGGTTGGGCTAACTTATATCACAGGAATCGCCCTGCTGCTTATTGGCTGGCGTCAGTTCAGTGGTCTTGCTCCCGCACAACGGCTGCGAATTGGCAAGAAGATCGCCTGGGCCCTCGTGATCGCCGGGTCGGCGGCAAACCTGTTCGCGCTCTGGCAGTTGCTCTCGCATAAGCTGCTAGTTATCGGGTTCATCACCGGTACCTATACCGATTCTAACGCGCTGGGCGTCTGCTCGGCGCTCATCCTTCCATATTGCATCGGACTCATCCTGACCTCTGAGGCCCGCGCACAGCGGTTTCTCGTTGTATGTTCGCTTCTGTCGATCGCGGTTACTGTTCTGGCAAGGTCCCGGGCGGGCGTGCTAGGTATTATGTTGTTCTTCATCGCTCTTGCTGTCTGGCTCGGGCGCCTCGCTAGAAGGAGTCAAGGCACAAGGCCTTTGGCCAAACGTTCGTTGCGGGGATTCGCCGTCCTAGCTGCCATCATGCTCGTCATGCTGTTTTTGTTGGACATATCGCATTTGGGGCGGCTTCCTGTTGCTGGTGATGCGCTGATGATGATTAGCGAGCCGACCACGGATTCCCTCGCGCTTCTCTTGCAGCACAGGGTGCACCAGTGGCCTGAGGCGCTTCGGATGTGCCAAGATTTCCCCTGGACAGGTGTTGGCCTCGGAGCGTACATCTTGGAGCTGCCCAACTACTACTTCCTCAACGTCGGAAAACTGTTCGTTATTGACACGGCCGGCAGTCTGCCGCTCCAGATCGCATCAGAGCTGGGCATTCTGGGCCTCTTCCTGGTCCTGCTGTTCGCCTCGGAGGTGGTAAGGTCGGGCTATCGCCTGCTCTGCGCAAACTCTGCCGCAACGCTCCAGGACGAGCAAAAGCTCGCCGGGTCCGTAGCGCTCGGCGTCCTGGCCTCATTCGTCTCGCTCCTTTTCGGGGCGCACGTTCTCTTCTTTGAGTTCAACTACTTGCTGGCGGTCTCGATTGCAATAGTGCTTGTGTCGGGCCATTTTCTGAGTCAGCACGGAGACCTTCGTGGTCGCATAAACGGCCGGGCAAAGGTGATGCCATGGCTTCTTGCCGCAGCGATAGCCGCAGTATCGGCTATCTTCCTCATCGAATCTGTTGGCCCCCTTTCGGTCGAGCAGAGGAGGCAGATGCTGGGCTGGCAGTTTGATTACGGCATCTACAAGAAGGAGGTGTGGGATGGCAAGTTCCGCTTCTGGTGGATGCAGAAAGAGGCCAAGATGACCATTACCGCCAAGGGCGATGTCCTGCATTTTGCCCTTTTCTGCGCACACCCAGACGCTGACCAGAGGCCTGTTGTTGCTACTATTTACACAAATGCAAGTGCGAAAAGGTCGATTCAACTAACACGTGACCGCTGGCGGGAAGTGTCGGTTGACCTGAACACGCGCCCCGGTGACAAGGTCGCACTCAGAATCTGCGTCGATCGGGCCTTCAACCCCAGAAAGTTGGGTATCAGCGATGACGGTCGCGACTTGGGAGTAGCGATAGCGAAGATACGCTGGTCCGACTCAGGCGGTTGTAACCGCGAGTAGCCCGCTATTCATACCGGCGGGCAGAAGGAGATATTCCTTCTTTTCTTAATCTGCCTCGCGGGTTGTTGAGTAGGCTTCGGGGCTATATATTCTCCATTTGGGAGGTATGAGATACATGTCACCGCGCCAAAAGGCGATCGTTCTGCTCTCTGGCGGTTTGGATTCGACGGTTTCGCTGGCGTGGGCGGTCCGCGAATACAACGTCACGAGGGCTATTTTCGTTGGATACGGGCACAAAGCGTCCAGAATGGAGGCCACCTCTGTCACTGCCATTGCGAGTCGCTGCAAGGTTGAGGTGTCGCACATCAGACTACCCTTTTTCGCCCAGCTTTGCCGCAGCTATGAGGCCATCAACATACACACGACCGCAGATTCCTCGGAGCGGCCCTCGGAAGCGACCGACGGTCTGCTGAGCGTGTGGGTGCCAAATCGCAATATGGTGTTAGTCTCTATTGCCGCTGCGTTCGCCGAGGCCCTGGGCTGCGAGGTTGTGGTTGCTGGCTTCAACGTTGAAGAGGCCGAGCAGTTTCCTGACAACAGTGATGAGTTCGTGGCGAGGATGAACAGCGCTCTTGAGCTCTCGACGCTTTCGTCTGTTCGGCTCATGTGCCCGCTGATTGGGCTCCGCAAGGCGGAGATACTCAAGATGGGAATCGCACTCGAAGCGCCGGTGGAACTTATCTACTCCTGCTACGAGGGCAATGAGACGATGTGCGGCGAGTGCATGTCTTGCCTGCGCCTCAAGAAGGCCATTTCGGAGCTTTGCGCATCGGACGGGCTCACCGGTGAGCTCAAGGGAAAAATGAATCGGAGGTTTCTCAAATGAGATGGGCGTTTATCCCGAAGAGAATTGACTACGACGGAAGCCAGCTGGCTTCCCACTTCGCGTTCAGAACCGCCTCACTAGTGGGCGATTCCGTTGTTGCATTTGTGGGTTCGTGTAACGTGAAGTCGGAGTGCATGGTTGACGTCGCGGACCTTGTTGCTGGTTTCAAGATAGTAAGCAGGCAGATGCTGCACTTTATAGTTGAGCACTTCGATGCCGACCTGGACAGGGCAATCTTGAGACAGCGACTACTTGTATCGATCCTCCAGCAGGAGGTGAACACGAGGCTCCGCGAGAAGAAGAGCGAGAGATTCGTAGAAAGAGAAGGGGATGACCTTTTTGTGAGCGGCAGAAAGCTGACTGTAAGCGTCGCCACGGCAAGCCCTGTCTCGTGCCTCATTCATCTCGGCGTCAACATCGATGCTCGCGGCGCACCTGTTGAAGCGATTGGGGTGTCGGAGCTTCTACCTAGGAAAACCCTCGAGACTCTCGTAGCCAACGTTATGAGGCGCTATGTGGCGGAGGATAATAGCATTCAGGAGGCCCGTGCGCTCGTGCGCGGAGTCGGCGAGTATGGGAGCAACGCTGAATGATGTCTCGAACGACGGCGGGCGAGTCCGCTGTGGGCTATTTGGCCGAGCTGTTCGAGGGCATTCAGGGCGAGGGTCTGTTTGCGGGTTATCATCACGCGTTCATAAGGCTCGCCGGCTGTAGCCTCGGCTGCAAATACTGTGACACGCGATACGCGCAGAAGCAAGATGGCCTATTTCGCGTGCTTCGGGGTACAGGCACCGTCATCAAGGAACTTGAGAACCCAATATCGGTGGCGACGGTAGTCAAGGAGCTTGGTTCGCTCATCAAGAGCTCATCCTCGATCTCCGCCGTATGCGTGACCGGCGGCGAGCCACTTGAGCAGCCAGGTTTTTTGGGGGAATTATTGAAGGCGATTGAGCCGTTTGAAGTCCCGATTCTACTGGAGACTAACGGCGTCGAACACGAGAGCCTCGGCCGACTGCTCAATCTTCTGGACGTCATCTCCATAGACATTAAGCTGCCAAGCACATCTGGCCGCAACGACCTCTGGGACCGCCACGAGGCTTTTCTGCAAGCGGCACGACACAAGCAAGTGTTCATCAAGATCGCGATAGACGACACCACCGAGCCCAGGGAAGTCCAGCGAGCCGCCGAGATGGTAGCGGGGACATTCCACGAGGCGCCGTTTTTTTTGCAGCCAGTCACGGACAGCACCGGTGCACTGACGGTCTCCTATCGGCACATCTTGGAGCTGTTCGACGTGTGTGCGAGGCAACTGAGGGACGTTCGCGTGATGCCGCAGATTCACAAGATGATAGGTTCGTTATGACAGCCAATAGCCAACTGAGCAGATAGAAATGTTTGCCGCTGAAGTAATCGGAACGGTGGTCGCGACACGTAAGCACCAGAAGCTCGTAGGGCGGAAGCTTCTGATCGTCAGAAGCTTGGGGCGTGATGGCAAAACAACCCAGGACGAGATGGTGGCTGTGGACACCGTTGGTGCTGGCGTGGGCGATCGGGTTTTGGTGCTCAGGGAGGGAGGGTCCGCCTCGATGGCGATGGG includes these proteins:
- a CDS encoding PQQ-binding-like beta-propeller repeat protein; its protein translation is MRSRIILLVFALVFVMAASAEAASFWPMFQHDPAHTGLSPVSVSSNPRILWKMRLQNLTESHLLLGEDGSVWTVSDLAVTNIGRFGGVRFRFELERSGGVGINTRGAAAVLADGGLVCVGSHQDGPREGAPVVYGLNREASMRWSLELEGDTNHKSLLTLGNDGTIYLGLGNPQDAATARLYAISQEGQVLWSYQPPAAITGVPAVGTDGTIYVGCQAAIFCAIDPPGVLKWSYDAGGGEQASCAPTIDESGNVYFLASRTGLFAFRNDGSLIYSYPAVRYCYTSPVVLPDGSIAFLSTSPDGPTNNLICLNQDGSERWVTQIPGSTILVSPIADQNANIYVASYYGDPPLFTSYLGRIGATGTLEMLHSQVGSALAGPCISSDGTIYCWMQNCLLALGEPTETSIGVSTDFLSFNNSPDLVLTISLSLMNPGEEKDVDCYVAYRRTDDECLRFWPFWLSDPNLSVLRFTPLPHGAYFPDVQLSRLRGDCFQPGTYQALAGLFEPGTFNPIAEIAWTVFGVTPATSFASDGQVADRGQSYSMVSDPSVSISVATDKATYYASEVLDLSLSFENLGEAIDCDLYIAATLDDDPDGTLFFFPTWQTDPGFTNISFLPLGQGASLPDWTIIHLPLPDALPRGGYRFLAAFFYQGTFNLASNVAEAHWTLM
- a CDS encoding NAD+ synthase, whose product is MVKIARDNAWHNRLKIAVGQIDVKLGDFPGNAEKIIAMTQEAQELHCNVVVFPEMSVAGGLPFDLVLRSDFVRSQISALKEIAANVGEIVAVVGFVDWRVEGQDVNLYNSAAIIFDGRIRRVIDKTTLGAHDGFDERRYFKPGEPSEPLKVNGVPLGILIGDEVLRRDASKRLVDKGASLIIAPIAASFRIGQFGTRSLEIAELASKVDVDVLVANLVGGQDELVFDGASFTANSLGEVIWRAPLCKDGLFVVEIPQPAGQNRVQDEVEDVQQALCLAIRDFVIKNGFSQVIVGLSGGIDSAVVAALAAQSLGPENVLGLIMPGEVSAPESAEDAQKLASNLGIETQVVPIQPIYDAYMAGLREHFAGNERDVAEENLQARVRGTILMAFSNKLGHLVLCTGNRSERLVGYATLYGDMAGGFAPLSDVPKTLVYDVADQINSEAGREVIPQQVIDKEPSAELRPNQTDAESLGPYEALDPILEGYVDEGRSFEELLKAGHDEEAVRNALSRFMRSEFKRYQGPPGPRIVSQVPASERRMPLTKAIEAWFARRLWES
- a CDS encoding macro domain-containing protein codes for the protein MEKVFLKDKVIKLVEGDITEQHADAVVNAANSALWMGAGVAGAIKRRGGREIEDEAVAKGPIPIGEAVATGAGRLPARYVIHAAGMGPNLATDANKIRSSTLNSLVRADELRLESIAFPSIGTGVGGFPMRECAEIMLGEAKRFLTERKTSLKEVRFVLWSKGAFQVFDDVLKGIE
- a CDS encoding O-antigen ligase family protein; the encoded protein is MFANSGIRYFVLAVSVLALGYVFWAMTPGPVAVQLAVAALFAITAAVAFFDVLKALVFLVFIIPLAGIVPRVCGSPSISVLLFAFLGLSCGSMLRAVVSKREPTSRRLPFTIILLGFAALIAASGTITVLRLMDFFPFSAGTFHDWIVNSIGTLTTEAVNNTVTVGLTYITGIALLLIGWRQFSGLAPAQRLRIGKKIAWALVIAGSAANLFALWQLLSHKLLVIGFITGTYTDSNALGVCSALILPYCIGLILTSEARAQRFLVVCSLLSIAVTVLARSRAGVLGIMLFFIALAVWLGRLARRSQGTRPLAKRSLRGFAVLAAIMLVMLFLLDISHLGRLPVAGDALMMISEPTTDSLALLLQHRVHQWPEALRMCQDFPWTGVGLGAYILELPNYYFLNVGKLFVIDTAGSLPLQIASELGILGLFLVLLFASEVVRSGYRLLCANSAATLQDEQKLAGSVALGVLASFVSLLFGAHVLFFEFNYLLAVSIAIVLVSGHFLSQHGDLRGRINGRAKVMPWLLAAAIAAVSAIFLIESVGPLSVEQRRQMLGWQFDYGIYKKEVWDGKFRFWWMQKEAKMTITAKGDVLHFALFCAHPDADQRPVVATIYTNASAKRSIQLTRDRWREVSVDLNTRPGDKVALRICVDRAFNPRKLGISDDGRDLGVAIAKIRWSDSGGCNRE
- the queC gene encoding 7-cyano-7-deazaguanine synthase QueC; amino-acid sequence: MRYMSPRQKAIVLLSGGLDSTVSLAWAVREYNVTRAIFVGYGHKASRMEATSVTAIASRCKVEVSHIRLPFFAQLCRSYEAINIHTTADSSERPSEATDGLLSVWVPNRNMVLVSIAAAFAEALGCEVVVAGFNVEEAEQFPDNSDEFVARMNSALELSTLSSVRLMCPLIGLRKAEILKMGIALEAPVELIYSCYEGNETMCGECMSCLRLKKAISELCASDGLTGELKGKMNRRFLK
- a CDS encoding DUF366 family protein gives rise to the protein MRWAFIPKRIDYDGSQLASHFAFRTASLVGDSVVAFVGSCNVKSECMVDVADLVAGFKIVSRQMLHFIVEHFDADLDRAILRQRLLVSILQQEVNTRLREKKSERFVEREGDDLFVSGRKLTVSVATASPVSCLIHLGVNIDARGAPVEAIGVSELLPRKTLETLVANVMRRYVAEDNSIQEARALVRGVGEYGSNAE
- a CDS encoding 7-carboxy-7-deazaguanine synthase QueE, whose translation is MMSRTTAGESAVGYLAELFEGIQGEGLFAGYHHAFIRLAGCSLGCKYCDTRYAQKQDGLFRVLRGTGTVIKELENPISVATVVKELGSLIKSSSSISAVCVTGGEPLEQPGFLGELLKAIEPFEVPILLETNGVEHESLGRLLNLLDVISIDIKLPSTSGRNDLWDRHEAFLQAARHKQVFIKIAIDDTTEPREVQRAAEMVAGTFHEAPFFLQPVTDSTGALTVSYRHILELFDVCARQLRDVRVMPQIHKMIGSL
- a CDS encoding EutN/CcmL family microcompartment protein, which gives rise to MFAAEVIGTVVATRKHQKLVGRKLLIVRSLGRDGKTTQDEMVAVDTVGAGVGDRVLVLREGGSASMAMGVPGSPVNVVIVGIIDEMYVKP